The nucleotide window agagagagatagagagcatttgtgtttgtgagagacagagatgtatagatacagtacagtatgtgtgcgatTAGATGAGTGCTTTGatttgtaattgtttttttgtgactGCATATTTCAATCCTTAAACTTGATATTTTGTTTGCTGGGTGTGCATatgaacacaaacagagacagacacaaaggaAATAACAAATAGTAATTTGATTGTTTATCTAATAGAAAGTGAGTAACAcaattgtatttttgtattctGATTAATATGATTTGTCCTGTCTCTCATTGAagcgtctcctcctctctatatGGGAAATCTGTTTGTGGTAAGCATTTGTCCTAAAGCTAAAAACTCACCAATAGAAATATAATAATGCCAAAATTATTATGGAATGTAACATAACATATAGTCTAACTCCTGGAAGAAGGCATGTAGCCGAAACGCGTTGGAGTTTTTAGATGGTTAATATGACCAAGCCAAGCCAtaacaataaaggctttttaaactTTTTCAACCGAGAGTGCCTGTttgttaacatacagtatagtctgcTCCTCGTATCTTGACTGAAATGGCTATTTATTACCTCAGCCAAggaagttatgttttcatcagggtttgtctatctgtctgtctgtctgtttgtttgtttgtttgtttgtttgtttgtttgtttgttcgcaagattaCTAagaaagttatggatggattttgagtaaatctgaaatgacccaaggaagaaacgattaaattttgggagttatccgtatcaccgtttggatccaggaggttatgttatgttatgtaaaGTATATTGAGTTATGTTATTGGAAGTGCCAAAGAATTTGTAAAATTAAAGATATTCTCCAAACTtgaatgtgttgtgtttgagCTGGGAAtctagcctggtagtaaacccgaccctggaatctttcagattaagggtctggccacgaataatgaaaatggcccaactcgaggggcggcaccaagcatgcattttgacatttcactgcacacaattggataacacaaCCAGTGATTCTGaacttcgacgcaattggataacactatgaccAAAAATGAAAGTTGCAGCGCTgtcatcatcagtttagctcgcccctggcaaacctacagtacagtaaatcagatatagcctaccaattTGATTGGTTACCGCAGATGCTTGCGGTaaacgtaacgtgcatcattgctcgtggccagagtatcttgcggacacaattcaaattgtgctctcgtgagaactctggatttccagggaaCTGGGAATTCACAGtgcataaaaaaagaacaatcaTATCAGTCTGAGGTTGATGAGTTGAAAATGGCTCAACACGCCACCTACTGTTCAAAATAATTTTGAACCTTTCAAAGCCAATGGTGATTGTATAGTCATCTGTATGTTATGAAATGTTGTTATGTATCATCAATgtatattatctctctctctctctctctctctttctctctctctctctctcagagcaccAAAGAGGTGGAGCTATGGGCTGTTGCAAACTACGCTTATGATGCCTTTAATCAGAGGCTTCATCTCAGAGATACTGGCAATTTCATGAACAAAAGCTTCAGCCATGATGTCCTCATGCTCTTCCAAGAGGtagaacactgacacacacacacacacacacacacacacacacacacactggggaagATGACATTTACTTACCAGCCTTGTAACAAAAGCATGTGGGCATGTGTACAGACACTAATAATGATGCAGACCTATTCAGTCCCCTCAGTGAGCAATTATGAACAATGAAACAAAGCCTCTTTTACCCCTTCACTCATTTAAGGGTCTCAGGTATAACATCAACCATGCAAACCAAACCTGTGTGAAGGAGGCCCTGCAGTCTGACTTCCACCCCATGGCGGTCCCCAAGAGCGCCAGCTTCCTGTCCCAGGTGGTTCTGGGAACGTCCTCCACACCTGGTCAAGGTCTGCTGGTCAACACCTGGTGGGGAGATGTGCGTGAGAGTGAAGGTGATGGTAAATCTATTGAGTATGTCTCAAATTACTGCCTTTTGGTGCAATGTgtgcttttttcttcttctttagtTTTGATATGTTGCATACTGTTCATACAGCAAACTGTACACACTACATGTATATAACACACTGTacatactacacacatacagtaacatactGTTCATACTAGACATAGTGTATAACATCATGTACATGTAGACACCTCACGTATAACATATAATGTTCATACTACTTACTactataagataagataagtacatacacacacagagacacacagacaaacacacacacacacacacacacacacactacacttatAGCACAACTGTGTTCGGTTACATGCTTCAGGGCCACAATATACTACAATATGTGACAAAAAGTACATTTAATGTATTTATATcgcacatttaaacacagctgccactgaccaaagtgctgtacaaaacaaaatgatgaatactggttgtgtttgtttgttaatttgtttttgttttgtttgtttgttgtttgctaTTTGATGTTTGTAGGCCATTACGTGATGTCATTCACTGAGCTTAGCTGCTTACCTGTTTCCGGACTCTTCTATACCGAGGACAAGCGCTGGATCAGTGTGAGGTCAGTCACTATGCATTCTGTGAAAGTCCCCACGACGTCCACATCACAGTGACATAAAACAATATGGGTGGATCAACATCAACATGCGGCCATACCCACCACTGAGGTCACAAAGGTTCAGATGTCTGTATTTTTCCGAGGTGTACGCAATAAACAGTGGAGTGAATGATGAAAAGAATATTCACTCAACTCGTTGGTTCCTCAGTTATGGAATTCTGTATGCTGCAGGTAACTAGATGCGGGTAACAAATCTCTGGCGATTCAACGCCATTCATTCAGACACCTTTTGAAATAGCTCTTGCGCAGTTGTGCTACATTAAACAGTGCCCATACATCATGATAAATAGTTAGTTTCACTTGAATGAATTACCAACTGAGCTTACTCTCAGTGGAGGGATGAATTAATAAttgataaaaatgttgttttatttacatataaattatttaattaatttatatTCAAAAGAATAAATGCATTTAAGGGTTGAATAAAATGTAATATGACATTCCACTGACGTCTGCTTCGGTCCTCTCACCGACAGCTTTTACAACAACTTTCTGGGAATTGACGATCCAAATCGGTTCATCCCCCCACCATTCTGCAAGGATGCTGAAGTGGAGCGGGACATCCATGGAGGGGTGACTGACTTCTTCAGCATCTTGCAGTGAACCAACATCATACTTCATTCCATGATTGTGTGATTTATGTCACTAATGAGTTCATATgaatgtatagtttgttttaATCATTTGCTTTACTTTTTGCATTGTACATCACctattacatactgtacatcatgatATGCTTTAGTCACACAACTAACAACCTAAATCTGGACCAGTGTTAATTCAGTAGCCTACTTAATACGTGGAGTTAGCTCAGAGACtttgcaacatacagtacatagcctACAGATGATACAGTATCTGTAGATTGCACACAGTATATGTATTTTTCTTCAAAAGTCAAAAGTTTTGTTTCTTCTCTTTCAGTTGCTATTGTTTCGCATTTGGAACCCTGCTTGAACTAGTTCACATACTGTTGTGCTCTGTGGTTGGTGCTGCTGTGGCCTACTCTATCTCCTATTCAGTAAATAGGTCATGCGGTACAGCTAATGCTAACACTATGTGGTGAGCTGAAACACCCTGACAATGTAGGCTATGGTTGTGTGCACAGAGGGCTAGCTATTCCACGTATCTTGCATATCTCTCACTAGATGATCATTATCCTCTTCATTAAAGTCTGTGTTGCCATTATGAAATCGCTGcattaaaataatataattgCTTAATAATTGCTTTTATGACTGCATCATTGTGTTGTTTGCTATATAAATATTTAATTTCAAACTGTATATTGTTAGATACCTTTCATAAGgggcaaaaacaacaaaaatctgAGCCAGCTACAGTAACTTTTTCGCAAGGGACAAGTt belongs to Sardina pilchardus chromosome 16, fSarPil1.1, whole genome shotgun sequence and includes:
- the LOC134059769 gene encoding ependymin-like isoform X2, translating into MLALFWITSVMCLAPYCLQAQRPRPCASPPLYMGNLFVSTKEVELWAVANYAYDAFNQRLHLRDTGNFMNKSFSHDVLMLFQEGLRYNINHANQTCVKEALQSDFHPMAVPKSASFLSQVVLGTSSTPGQGLLVNTWWGDVRESEGHYVMSFTELSCLPVSGLFYTEDKRWISVSFYNNFLGIDDPNRFIPPPFCKDAEVERDIHGGVTDFFSILQ
- the LOC134059769 gene encoding ependymin-like isoform X3 is translated as MLALFWITSVMCLAPYCLQAQRPRPCASPPLYMGNLFVGLRYNINHANQTCVKEALQSDFHPMAVPKSASFLSQVVLGTSSTPGQGLLVNTWWGDVRESEGDGHYVMSFTELSCLPVSGLFYTEDKRWISVSFYNNFLGIDDPNRFIPPPFCKDAEVERDIHGGVTDFFSILQ
- the LOC134059769 gene encoding ependymin-like isoform X1; translated protein: MLALFWITSVMCLAPYCLQAQRPRPCASPPLYMGNLFVSTKEVELWAVANYAYDAFNQRLHLRDTGNFMNKSFSHDVLMLFQEGLRYNINHANQTCVKEALQSDFHPMAVPKSASFLSQVVLGTSSTPGQGLLVNTWWGDVRESEGDGHYVMSFTELSCLPVSGLFYTEDKRWISVSFYNNFLGIDDPNRFIPPPFCKDAEVERDIHGGVTDFFSILQ